A region of Corvus cornix cornix isolate S_Up_H32 chromosome 3, ASM73873v5, whole genome shotgun sequence DNA encodes the following proteins:
- the TMEM151B gene encoding transmembrane protein 151B: MSPPASAAAASEGGSSTPVPPEEEAEGAREEQRPVKQSLSKSLCRESHWKCLLLSLLMYGCMGAMTWCHVTKVTRLTFDSAYKGKSMMYHDSPCSNGYVYIPLAFLVMLYVVYLVECWHCYTRNELQYKVDVESVHERVQRMQQATPCIWWKAISYHYVRRTRQVTRYRNGDAYTTTQVYHERVNTHVAEAEFDYSNCGVKDISKDLIDLESYPATRLRFTKCFSFANVESENSYLTQRARFFTENEGLDDYMEAREGMHLKNVDFKEYMVAFSDPDNLPWYVSHYVFWVAALLTLSWPLRVLNEYRTSYVHYHVEKLFGFDYVAVTPAEERSFCRRMPRVNTVDSTELEWHIRSNQQLVPSYSEAVLMDLVGLSSCTSYSACRYGGYRQNCERCHRTISSSSIFSRSALSICNGSPRIPFSSSRFSLGRLYGSRRSCLWQSRSGSLNEQSCPTEQTRLSSQVTVEEEDPPPYQDALYFPVLIVHRNEGCLNHDHRHLHRNGSCVETSL; the protein is encoded by the coding sequence CAGCGGCCGGTGAAGCAGTCTCTCAGCAAGTCCCTGTGCCGAGAGTCCCACTGGAAAtgcctgctgctgtccctcctCATGTATGGCTGCATGGGAGCCATGACCTGGTGCCACGTCACCAAGGTGACCCGGCTGACCTTTGACAGTGCTTACAAGGGCAAGTCCATGATGTACCACGACAGCCCCTGTTCCAACGGCTACGTCTACATCCCCTTGGCTTTCCTGGTGATGCTCTATGTGGTGTACCTGGTGGAGTGCTGGCACTGCTACACACGCAACGAGCTGCAGTACAAGGTAGACGTGGAGAGTGTGCACGAGCGTGTGCAGCGGATGCAGCAGGCAACCCCCTGCATCTGGTGGAAGGCCATCAGCTACCACTACGTGCGCAGAACTCGGCAGGTTACCCGCTACCGCAACGGGGACGCCTACACCACCACCCAAGTGTACCACGAGCGAGTCAACACCCACGTGGCAGAGGCTGAGTTTGATTATTCCAACTGTGGAGTTAAGGACATCTCCAAGGACCTCATTGACCTGGAGAGCTACCCAGCCACACGGCTCCGCTTCACCAAGTGTTTCAGTTTTGCCAATGTGGAGTCCGAGAACTCCTATCTGACCCAGCGGGCCCGCTTCTTCACGGAAAACGAGGGCCTAGACGACTACATGGaggccagggaggggatgcaCCTCAAAAATGTGGACTTCAAGGAATACATGGTGGCCTTTTCCGACCCAGACAACCTGCCTTGGTACGTATCTCACTACGTCTTCTgggtggcagctctgctgaccCTATCCTGGCCCCTGCGGGTGCTAAATGAGTACCGCACTTCCTATGTCCATTACCACGTGGAAAAACTCTTTGGGTTCGACTACGTGGCAGTGACACCGGCCGAGGAGCGCTCCTTCTGCCGGAGGATGCCCCGTGTCAACACGGTGGACAGCACCGAGCTGGAGTGGCACATACGATCCAACCAGCAGCTGGTGCCCAGCTACTCGGAAGCAGTCCTGATGGACTTGGTGGggctctccagctgcaccagctACTCTGCTTGCCGCTACGGGGGCTACCGGCAGAACTGCGAGCGGTGCCACAGGACTATAAGCAGCTCCTCCATCTTCTCCCGCAGTGCTCTGAGCATCTGCAATGGCAGTCCCAGGattcccttcagcagcagccgCTTCTCCCTGGGCCGCCTGTACGGCTCGCGCCGCAGCTGCCTCTGGCAGAGCCGGAGTGGCAGCCTGAAcgagcagagctgccccaccGAGCAGACACGCCTCTCCAGCCAGGTGACTGTGGAGGAGGAAGACCCCCCTCCTTATCAGGATGCCCTCTACTTCCCCGTCCTCATTGTACACCGCAACGAAGGCTGCCTGAACCACGACCACCGTCACCTCCATCGCAATGGGTCCTGCGTGGAGACCTCACTGTGA